In the Hemitrygon akajei chromosome 7, sHemAka1.3, whole genome shotgun sequence genome, one interval contains:
- the ndufa8 gene encoding NADH dehydrogenase [ubiquinone] 1 alpha subcomplex subunit 8 has translation MATVELPSLQELNVQEVTVSSAVLKASAHHYGSLCDKPNKEFMLCRWEEKDPRRCLQEGRKVNECALEFFRKIKSHCAEPFTEYWTCIDYTNLQEFRHCRKQQEAFDNCVLEKLGWVRPDLGELSKVTKVQTDRPVPENVYHSRPRPDPNPVPEGELQPAKYGSRLFFWNS, from the exons ATGGCCACGGTGGAGTTGCCGTCGCTGCAGGAGCTCAACGTGCAGGAAGTGACCGTGTCTTCGGCCGTGCTGAAGGCGTCGGCCCACCACTACGGCTCGCTGTGCGACAAACCCAACAAAGAGTTCATGCTATGCCGCTGGGAGGAGAAGGACCCGCGCCGCTGCTTGCAGGAGGGCCGCAAGGTCAACGAGTGCGCGCTCGAGTTCTTCAG GAAGATAAAGAGCCATTGTGCTGAACCCTTCACAGAGTACTGGACCTGCATCGATTATACCAATCTGCAAGAGTTTCGGCATTGTCGCAAGCAGCAAGAGGCATTTGATAACTGTGTGCTAGAAAAACTGGGCTGGGTTCGTCCTGATCTTGGGGAGCTATCTAAG GTTACCAAGGTGCAGACAGACCGGCCAGTTCCTGAGAATGTCTACCACTCCAGGCCAAGGCCAGATCCTAACCCGGTCCCTGAGGGAGAGTTGCAGCCCGCCAAATATGGCAGCAGGTTGTTCTTCTGGAACTCGTGA